A genomic segment from Alteribacillus bidgolensis encodes:
- a CDS encoding BCCT family transporter, with protein sequence MQLTSGLNFIWDVPNTFSTQITLIGILTALFLISASTGLNRGIKYLSNVNMLLGCLLLSILFLLGPSVQIINKLINSTASYIGTIIPASLHLETFAQNTWTETWTVFYWAWMCAWTPFVGSFIARISKGRTIREFVIGVLVVPTAIGIVWFSVFGGNALHLIHNLGLTSLMDAVNNDTSVAIFALLDYFPASFLLNIIAVVLITTFFITSADSVTFTLGMYSTNGDTDPPNEIKMIWGITFAGGAAVLLMSGGLEAMQNVIIAITFPFYILMVFMSYAIMKDIKKNKLANQSLQSYSIHSTEKNMNTNKQAK encoded by the coding sequence ATGCAGTTGACCAGTGGTCTTAACTTTATATGGGATGTTCCTAATACTTTTTCTACTCAAATCACACTAATAGGAATTTTAACCGCTCTATTTTTAATTTCAGCATCAACAGGATTAAATCGTGGAATTAAATATTTGTCGAATGTAAATATGCTTCTTGGTTGTTTATTATTGTCTATACTCTTTCTTTTAGGACCATCTGTTCAGATTATTAATAAACTTATCAATTCTACAGCAAGTTATATAGGGACCATTATTCCTGCAAGTCTTCATTTAGAAACGTTTGCTCAAAATACATGGACTGAAACATGGACTGTGTTTTATTGGGCATGGATGTGTGCTTGGACACCATTTGTTGGAAGCTTTATTGCTAGAATATCGAAAGGCAGAACCATTAGAGAGTTTGTCATCGGAGTTCTCGTTGTTCCAACAGCAATAGGGATCGTCTGGTTTTCTGTCTTTGGAGGAAATGCTCTTCACCTAATTCATAACTTAGGATTAACTTCATTAATGGATGCAGTTAATAACGATACATCAGTAGCTATATTTGCCTTGTTGGATTATTTCCCTGCTAGTTTTCTATTAAATATTATAGCTGTAGTATTAATTACAACTTTTTTCATTACCTCTGCAGATTCAGTAACCTTTACATTAGGTATGTATAGTACAAATGGTGATACTGATCCGCCTAATGAAATTAAAATGATATGGGGAATTACTTTTGCTGGCGGAGCTGCAGTTTTACTAATGAGTGGCGGTCTTGAGGCTATGCAAAACGTCATTATTGCTATTACATTCCCTTTTTATATTCTTATGGTATTTATGAGCTATGCCATTATGAAAGATATAAAAAAGAATAAACTCGCAAATCAATCGCTTCAATCCTATTCAATCCATTCAACTGAAAAAAATATGAACACGAATAAACAAGCAAAATAA
- a CDS encoding BCCT family transporter translates to MLKKNAVFITSMTSTLLFIILGVFFNDFVNESFSYIVSGIVSYFGWVFILGGFLFLVVCFYLAFSKHGGIRLGDDADKPEFSTLSWIAMLFSAGIGVGLVFWGVAEPVSHYQNPPFGEGLTAESADAAIQYSFFHWGLGAWAIYGIVALCLAYFLYRKKLPLLPSSILYPIIGDRIYGPLGKSIDSYAVFMVALEQLLF, encoded by the coding sequence TTGTTGAAAAAAAATGCAGTATTTATTACTTCTATGACCTCTACTTTGTTATTTATTATACTTGGAGTTTTTTTTAATGATTTTGTAAATGAATCATTTTCATATATCGTTAGCGGCATCGTAAGTTATTTTGGTTGGGTTTTCATTCTAGGCGGCTTCTTATTCCTTGTCGTCTGCTTTTACCTAGCTTTCTCAAAGCATGGGGGTATCAGATTAGGAGATGACGCGGATAAACCAGAATTTAGCACACTGTCTTGGATTGCGATGTTATTTAGTGCTGGCATTGGAGTCGGTTTAGTGTTCTGGGGCGTAGCTGAACCAGTTTCTCATTACCAAAATCCTCCTTTTGGTGAAGGTTTAACGGCCGAATCCGCTGACGCTGCGATTCAATATTCCTTTTTTCATTGGGGATTAGGTGCTTGGGCTATCTATGGTATTGTCGCATTGTGTCTTGCATATTTCCTGTATAGAAAAAAATTACCATTATTACCGAGCTCTATCTTATATCCAATTATAGGAGACAGAATTTATGGACCCCTAGGTAAGAGCATTGACAGTTATGCAGTGTTCATGGTTGCTCTTGAACAGCTGTTGTTTTAG